Proteins encoded in a region of the Xylocopa sonorina isolate GNS202 chromosome 1, iyXylSono1_principal, whole genome shotgun sequence genome:
- the LOC143425547 gene encoding LOW QUALITY PROTEIN: longitudinals lacking protein (The sequence of the model RefSeq protein was modified relative to this genomic sequence to represent the inferred CDS: substituted 3 bases at 3 genomic stop codons), with translation MXQEVXISIRTAKSRNRLPXSMSTPDGYAALQLPYGLPSGIQLYGPGVQQQIEMKYSRNDGNSANVCFGCGKRYKWRDSLLRHQRVECGNKEKKFCCKLCPKKFYHQYKLNEHYQGRHKIPKLR, from the exons ATGTGACAGGAAGTTTAAATATCGATACGAACTGCGAAATCACGTAATCGCTTACCATGATCTATGAGCACGC CAGATGGTTACGCTGCATTGCAACTCCCGTACGGTTTGCCGTCAGGAATTCAGCTGTACGGGCCGGGCGTTCAACAGCAAATCGAAATGAAGTATTCGCGCAACGACGGGAACTCGGCAAACGTTTGTTTCGGTTGTGGCAAGAGGTACAAGTGGAGGGACAGTTTGTTGAGGCACCAGCGAGTCGAGTGCGGTAACAAAGAGAAGAAGTTCTGTTGCAAACTGTGCCCGAAAAAGTTCTACCATCAGTACAAACTGAACGAACATTACCAGGGTCGGCACAAGATACCGAAACTTCGATAG
- the LOC143425505 gene encoding longitudinals lacking protein, isoforms F/I/K/T: MLLSQDVHQTQNNSEVIWNRLPYAGMPYESNRNQRQKDTRHADTRKYACNRCGKTYKATTSLSRHKRLECGVVPCEVCPICDRRFKHRFVLNSHIVGCQKKLRQIIQKRSESPAFTEERE, from the coding sequence ATGCTGCTGTCGCAGGACGTGCACCAAACACAGAACAATAGCGAGGTGATATGGAATCGGTTACCTTACGCCGGGATGCCCTACGAATCGAACAGAAATCAGAGGCAAAAAGATACGAGACACGCGGATACGCGGAAGTACGCGTGCAACAGGTGCGGGAAAACTTACAAGGCAACCACCTCGCTCAGTCGTCACAAGCGGCTCGAATGCGGCGTTGTGCCTTGCGAAGTTTGCCCGATATGCGATCGAAGATTCAAGCACAGATTCGTCCTAAACTCTCACATCGTTGGATGCCAGAAGAAACTGCGACAGATCATCCAGAAGAGAAGCGAATCGCCGGCGTTCACGGAAGAACGGGAATAG